TGACCTCCACGCCGGACATCATCCGCGCCAGCTCCTGGGTGCGCTCGGGGCCCGCCGCCAGAGGGAGAACCTGGGACACGGTGCGCTCCCCCTTCATGCTCTTGCGGATGAGCAGGTGCGCGTCCGCGTAGGCCGCCACCTGCGGAAGATGCGTGATGCACAGCACCTGCCGGTGGGAGCTGACCTCGCGAATCATCCGACCCACCACGTCCGCGATGGCGCCGCTCACGCCCGCGTCCGCTTCGTCCAGCACGTAACAGCCGCACGCGTCACTGTCCGCCAGTGCACGCTTGAGCGCGAGCAGCAGCCGGCTCGCCTCGCCGCCGGAGGCCACCTTCGCCAGGGGCCGCGCCGGTTCGCCCGGGTTCGCGCTGAAGAAGAACTCCACTTCGTCCAGGCCGTCCGGACGCAGCGCCTCTCCAGGCGTGACGCGCACCTCGAAGGCGGCCTTGCCCATGGCCAGCCCCCCCAGCCCGTCGCGCACCTGCTGGGAGAAGGCCCCGGCGCTCGCCTTGCGCGCGCGGGACAGCGCCTGCGCCGCCTTGCGCGCCCGCTCCTCCACCCGGCGGCGCTCCTGGTTCAGCTCCTCCAGGATTTCGCGCCGGTTCTCCAGCGTGCCCAGCTCCGTCTCCAGCTCGCCGCGCTTCTGGAGGACGCCGTCCAGCGTCACGCCGTGCTTGCGGCACAGCCGCTTGAGCGCGTCCAGCCGCTCCTCCACCTCGCCCAGCCGCCCGGGGTCGGACTCCAGCCCCTCCACGTAGCGGTTGAGCCGGCGCGCCGCCTCCTCCAGTTCGGACAGCGCCGTGCTGAGCGACTGCGCCACCGGCGCGAGCGTCGCGTCGCACTTGACGCCCTCGTGCACGAGCCCCAGCGCGCGCCCGACGATCTCCACCGCGGAGGGCGCCTCGCCCGCCACCAGCAGCTCCGCCTCCGCCCCCTGGCGCTTGAGCTTCTGCGCGCTGCCCAGCCGCCGGCGCTCCGCGTCCAGCTTCACGTCCTCGCCGGACTCCGGCTCCAGGCGCGTGATTTCGTCCAGCTGGAAGCGCAGGAACTCCGCGCGCTCGCGCACCTTGGCGTCGTCACCGCCCAGGGCGTCCATGCGCGCGTCCACCTCCCGCAGGTTCGCCCACTCGCGGCCGTACGCGGCCAGCGCTTCGTCCAGGCCCCCGTACTTGTCGAGCAGCACCCGGTGCAGCCCGGAGTCGAAGAGGCTCACGTGCTCGTGCTGGCCGGCGATGTCCACCGCGCCCCGGGTGAGCTTCCCCAGCACGCCCAGCGTCACCAGCGCGCCGTTGACGTAGACCTTTCCGCGCCCGGTGCGCCCGAGCACGCGGCGCACGAGCACCTCTTCTCCCAGGTCCGGCAGGCCCAGTTCCTCCAGGCGCGCGCCGAGCACGGGCGTCCGGGCGAACACGCCCTCCACCGCCGCGTCCTCGCAGCCCGCGCGGATGACGTCCGCATCCGCCCTGCCCCCGAGCAGCAGGCCCAGCGCGTCCACGAGAATGGACTTGCCGGCCCCTGTCTCACCCGTGAGGACGGTGAGGCCGGCGCCAAACGCCACCTCCACCTCCTCAATCACCGCAACGTTCGAAATCCGAAGACCCAGCAGCACGCGCGCCCTCCGCGGTCCGTACGACGGCCCCAACACCTGAACACCCTAGCAGGTCCTGATGACACTGCACAGGTGTTCGGGTCGTGCGCACGACGGGAGAGCGGGTGGGAGGGCGGCGCCGTTGGGGCTACAACCCTTCCCACGCTCCTGGGTCGCATCAGATTTCGGTGAACAGCTCCTGGATGTCCTGTTCCGTGAGGTTGCGGCCCATGTCGTCCCCGTCCGTGCCGAGCACGCCGGCGGCCAGGTCGCGCTTGCGGCGCTGGAGGCTGAGGATCTTCTCCTCCACCGTGCCGCGCGTAATCAGCTTGTAGCTGATGACCGCGCGCGTCTGGCCGATGCGGTGCGTGCGGTCCGTGGCCTGGTCCTCCACGGCGGGGTTCCACCACGGGTCGAAGTGGATGACGTAGTCCGCGGCGGTGAGGTTCAAGCCGGTGCCGCCCGCCTTGAGGCTGATGAAGAACAGCGGCGGGCCGTCAGGGCGGTTGTACTCGTCCACCTTGCCCATGCGGTCCTTGGTGCGGCCGTCCAGGTAGAGGTAGCGCAGGCCCTTCTTGTCCGCCTCCTGCTTGAGCAGCTCCAGCATCTCCGTGAACTGGCTGAAGACGAGGGCGCGGTGGCCCTCCGCCACCAGGTCCTCCACCAGCTGCATGAAGCGCTCGAGCTTCGCGCTGGACGGCAGGAGCGTGCCGGGCGGCATCTTGAGCAGGCGCGGATCGCAGCACACCTGCCGCAGGCGCATCAGCGCGGCGAGGATGGACACGCGGCTCCTCTTGAAGCCCACCTTCTCGATGGACTCGTGCACCTTGCGGCGGCTCTCCTCCAGCACCTCGCGGTAGAGCGCGGCCTGGCCGGGCTCCATCTCGCACCACGCGACGCTCTCCGTCTTCGGCGGCAGGTCCTTGGCCACCTCCGTCTTGAGCCGGCGCATGATGAAGGGCTGGATGCGGCGGCGCAGCCGGTCCTTCGCGGTGGCGTCGTTGGCCACCTGGATGGGCTGCTCGTACCGGTCGCTGAAGCCCTCCGCGCTGCCCAGGAAGCCGGGCATCAGGAAGTCGAAGATGCTCCAGAGCTCCGACAGCCGGTTCTCCAGCGGCGTACCGGTGAGCGCGAGCCGCGTCTCGCTGGGCAGCGACTTGCAGGCCTGCGCGGTGGCGCTGTCCGCGTTCTTGATGTTCTGCGCCTCGTCCAGGATGACGTACCGGAAGCCCACCTGGGACAGCTGCTCCAGGTCGCGGCGCACCAGCGCGTAGGACGTCAGCACCAGGTCCATGCCCTTCAGGTCCTCGGCGCGCTCGCGGCGGTCCTGCCCGTGCCACACCATGGCCTTGAGGCCCGGGGTGAAGCGCTCCGCCTCGCGCTCCCAGTTGGCGAGCACGCTCGTGGGCGCGACCACCAGCGACGGCTTGCGCCCCTCGTCGTTGGCCACCTTCT
This region of Corallococcus silvisoli genomic DNA includes:
- the recN gene encoding DNA repair protein RecN, coding for MLLGLRISNVAVIEEVEVAFGAGLTVLTGETGAGKSILVDALGLLLGGRADADVIRAGCEDAAVEGVFARTPVLGARLEELGLPDLGEEVLVRRVLGRTGRGKVYVNGALVTLGVLGKLTRGAVDIAGQHEHVSLFDSGLHRVLLDKYGGLDEALAAYGREWANLREVDARMDALGGDDAKVRERAEFLRFQLDEITRLEPESGEDVKLDAERRRLGSAQKLKRQGAEAELLVAGEAPSAVEIVGRALGLVHEGVKCDATLAPVAQSLSTALSELEEAARRLNRYVEGLESDPGRLGEVEERLDALKRLCRKHGVTLDGVLQKRGELETELGTLENRREILEELNQERRRVEERARKAAQALSRARKASAGAFSQQVRDGLGGLAMGKAAFEVRVTPGEALRPDGLDEVEFFFSANPGEPARPLAKVASGGEASRLLLALKRALADSDACGCYVLDEADAGVSGAIADVVGRMIREVSSHRQVLCITHLPQVAAYADAHLLIRKSMKGERTVSQVLPLAAGPERTQELARMMSGVEVTREALGAAEALMRSAHRSPRARRESGPEGTSPRGRLRRTA